The Sulfolobus acidocaldarius DSM 639 genome has a window encoding:
- the tes gene encoding tetraether lipid synthase Tes, giving the protein MTETVQEPGSHGFRLLPAPSKFEKGVVKFGDREIKVGGPLPKLSDNEKLTRVTSSLCPACYRILPAVIFEREDKLYIRKICPEHGEFEDLYYGDKDLYYKFDYWEYEGKGPKVPYVDLKSPCPFNCGLCPMHHQHSALVNLVITNRCDLSCWYCFFYAEKAGYVFEPTLEQIKFMVDQLKRQDVTLVIQVTGGEPTLREDIIEIVRILRENGVKHIQLNSWGGTFGRMYLEDPEYAIKYARQLREAGVNTIYMSFDGTTRKTNPKNHWEIPYTLEAFRKAGMTSVVLVPTVIKTVNDHDLGNIVRFAAYNMDVVRAVNFQPVSLTGMMKRNMRSKFRITIPEILKNIEEQTNGEVTKDSWYPIGTSVVFSKLIEAITGKEQFEMANHPACGAGTYVFVEWRNGEPHFIPLSRFIDLEGLLEYLRDKTEELKEGGNKYWIGIKVLYSLRKFIDKEKGPRDFDVYDMLRNILINHNYEALGEWHYRTLFLGTMHFMDLYDYDIERVMRCDIHYVAPDGRVIPFCTYNVLNDLYRDKVLKEYQIPMDKWVKTHGENSIGDAMKYKRVATTLEQGELYKKTYKNFTSS; this is encoded by the coding sequence ATGACTGAAACTGTACAAGAGCCAGGATCTCATGGATTTAGACTACTCCCAGCACCATCTAAATTTGAAAAAGGAGTAGTAAAGTTCGGAGATAGAGAGATTAAAGTAGGCGGACCATTACCAAAGCTTAGTGATAACGAGAAATTAACTAGAGTAACTTCATCTTTATGCCCAGCATGTTATAGAATATTACCAGCTGTAATTTTTGAGAGAGAGGATAAACTATATATAAGGAAGATATGTCCAGAGCACGGTGAATTTGAGGACTTATATTATGGTGATAAAGATCTATATTACAAATTTGATTATTGGGAGTATGAAGGTAAAGGTCCTAAAGTTCCATATGTTGACCTCAAATCACCTTGTCCATTTAATTGTGGATTATGCCCCATGCATCATCAGCATTCTGCTTTAGTAAATCTTGTAATAACCAACAGATGTGATTTGTCGTGTTGGTATTGCTTCTTCTACGCTGAGAAAGCCGGATATGTATTTGAGCCAACTTTAGAGCAAATAAAGTTCATGGTGGATCAGCTTAAGAGGCAAGACGTTACATTAGTGATTCAAGTTACTGGAGGAGAGCCAACTCTAAGAGAGGATATAATAGAAATAGTTAGGATCTTGAGGGAGAATGGGGTAAAGCATATACAACTTAATAGTTGGGGAGGAACTTTTGGTAGGATGTATTTAGAAGATCCTGAATATGCAATAAAGTACGCAAGACAGTTGAGAGAGGCTGGCGTAAACACAATTTATATGAGTTTTGATGGAACCACTAGAAAGACAAATCCTAAGAACCATTGGGAGATTCCCTATACGTTAGAGGCATTTAGAAAAGCAGGAATGACTAGCGTAGTTTTAGTTCCAACCGTGATTAAAACTGTGAATGATCATGATTTAGGGAATATTGTGAGGTTTGCTGCGTATAACATGGATGTAGTTAGAGCGGTCAATTTCCAGCCTGTAAGTTTAACAGGAATGATGAAGAGAAATATGAGGAGTAAATTTAGAATAACAATACCAGAAATATTAAAGAATATCGAAGAGCAGACAAATGGAGAAGTAACTAAGGATAGTTGGTATCCGATCGGAACTTCAGTTGTGTTTTCTAAGTTAATTGAAGCTATAACAGGTAAGGAACAATTTGAGATGGCTAACCATCCAGCATGTGGTGCAGGTACTTATGTTTTCGTAGAATGGAGAAATGGAGAACCTCACTTCATTCCTCTTTCAAGATTTATAGATTTGGAGGGACTACTAGAGTATTTGAGAGATAAAACCGAGGAGTTAAAAGAAGGAGGAAATAAGTACTGGATTGGTATAAAAGTTTTATATAGTTTAAGGAAGTTTATAGATAAGGAAAAAGGACCCAGAGATTTCGATGTATATGATATGTTACGTAATATTCTAATAAATCATAATTATGAGGCTTTAGGAGAATGGCACTATAGGACATTATTCCTAGGAACAATGCATTTCATGGATCTATACGACTACGATATAGAAAGGGTTATGAGATGTGATATACACTACGTAGCACCTGACGGAAGAGTAATTCCATTCTGTACTTATAACGTGCTAAATGACTTATATAGGGATAAAGTACTTAAAGAGTATCAAATACCAATGGATAAGTGGGTAAAGACACACGGAGAGAACAGTATAGGAGATGCAATGAAGTACAAG
- a CDS encoding thiamine-phosphate kinase — MHSEHEIIKNLVSRYVSDNATNDDVYVEGKNMYKIDGFQLSYEFNFLESYDIGWRSVIGVISDILSKGGSPKFFLASLGLNKNRLKEIENILKGISDAINYYKGSYVGGDTNSSDNNGWIDIVGIGEAVCYKSVDNIKRGDKVIITSPIGYNSIIFISYVNNWKISIPLKYKLKYKHPIVNPHLQDIFSQNCDNIHYSLDISDGLIVSLYNLVERSKLGIEITKMPVSEEVLNIANNYKIRLLDLLKFSGEEYESIFVVDKDSYHKIINQMKLLGLNPVVFGEISDRQGVYFNGELIRKTGWDNFLGWF; from the coding sequence ATGCATTCTGAACATGAAATAATTAAGAATCTCGTATCAAGATACGTGAGTGATAATGCTACAAATGACGATGTTTATGTGGAAGGAAAAAACATGTATAAAATTGATGGCTTTCAATTATCTTATGAGTTTAATTTTTTGGAGTCTTATGATATAGGCTGGAGATCGGTGATAGGAGTAATAAGTGATATATTATCTAAAGGAGGTTCACCAAAATTTTTCCTAGCCTCTCTGGGACTGAATAAAAATAGATTAAAAGAGATAGAAAATATATTGAAAGGGATAAGTGATGCGATAAATTATTATAAAGGAAGTTATGTGGGTGGTGATACTAATTCTAGTGATAATAATGGATGGATTGACATAGTTGGAATAGGAGAAGCAGTATGTTACAAAAGCGTAGATAATATAAAAAGAGGGGACAAAGTAATAATTACATCGCCTATAGGTTATAATTCAATAATCTTTATATCTTATGTAAATAATTGGAAGATATCGATTCCATTGAAATACAAACTAAAGTATAAACATCCTATAGTAAATCCGCATTTACAAGATATATTTAGCCAGAACTGTGATAATATTCATTATTCGCTAGATATAAGTGATGGTCTCATAGTGTCATTATATAATTTGGTTGAGAGATCTAAGTTAGGTATTGAAATTACTAAAATGCCTGTTTCAGAAGAAGTATTAAACATAGCAAATAATTATAAAATAAGATTGCTAGATTTGTTAAAATTTTCAGGGGAAGAATACGAGTCTATATTTGTAGTAGATAAAGATTCTTATCACAAAATTATAAATCAAATGAAGCTATTAGGGCTTAATCCGGTAGTTTTTGGGGAAATAAGTGATAGGCAAGGAGTGTATTTTAATGGCGAGTTGATTAGAAAAACAGGCTGGGACAATTTTTTGGGATGGTTTTAA
- the purB gene encoding adenylosuccinate lyase, with translation MDDDICVLEWRYGSKEMRQLFSRKNIVKTMAEVEIALLYALSKLGLIKETDVKKVEDIIDKIDLNRVDELERKLGHDVMALTVHMAELSGEAGDFIHFGATSNDIIDTTNAIIVKKALEIVKKKLRDVITILIEYSRKYKDTIMVGRTHGQHALPITLGFKFANYVYEYSRSLERIYELEKRVVRIKMAGAVGTMAAWKGHGTTIEKYVSERLGIPSHIITTQVTPRDGFAELISDLAILGSQLDRFALELRELMRPEIRELAEGDASKRVGSSTMPQKENPVNAEKISGLAKVLRGLVISEMENIPLWHERDLTNSSSERIIISHSFLIIDEMLDSMLKILKNLVVNQDQMQKNLSLSKGLTMAESLMINLTLNGMPRHKAHELTMELSRIASNTGKSLLEVAKENETVMKIIGDENKIKEVLNPSKYLGEYEKLIERAISYAEEILNTYV, from the coding sequence GTGGACGACGACATCTGTGTATTGGAATGGAGATATGGCAGTAAAGAAATGAGACAATTATTTAGCAGAAAAAACATCGTAAAAACTATGGCTGAAGTAGAAATAGCCCTATTATACGCATTAAGTAAACTAGGATTAATTAAAGAAACTGACGTTAAAAAAGTAGAAGATATAATAGATAAGATAGACTTGAATAGGGTTGACGAATTAGAGAGGAAGCTGGGTCATGATGTTATGGCTTTGACAGTTCATATGGCAGAATTATCTGGAGAAGCTGGAGATTTTATACATTTTGGAGCTACGAGTAATGACATTATTGACACTACTAATGCAATAATTGTAAAAAAAGCATTAGAAATTGTAAAGAAAAAACTACGAGATGTAATAACCATACTTATTGAATATAGTAGGAAATATAAAGATACAATAATGGTAGGTAGAACTCATGGACAACATGCACTGCCCATAACTCTAGGATTTAAATTTGCTAATTATGTTTATGAGTATTCAAGATCGTTAGAGAGAATTTATGAGCTAGAAAAAAGAGTTGTTAGGATAAAGATGGCTGGTGCGGTAGGTACTATGGCGGCTTGGAAGGGACATGGAACTACTATAGAAAAATATGTATCAGAAAGATTGGGAATACCAAGTCATATAATAACCACTCAGGTAACGCCTAGAGATGGTTTTGCGGAACTTATTTCTGATTTGGCAATACTTGGTTCCCAACTAGATAGATTTGCATTAGAACTTAGAGAGTTAATGAGACCTGAAATTAGAGAGTTAGCGGAAGGAGACGCTTCAAAAAGGGTCGGAAGTAGTACAATGCCTCAGAAGGAGAATCCTGTAAATGCAGAGAAAATAAGTGGTTTAGCTAAAGTACTTAGAGGTTTAGTAATCTCTGAGATGGAGAATATACCCCTGTGGCATGAGAGGGATTTGACTAATAGTTCTTCTGAAAGGATAATAATATCGCATTCATTTCTAATTATAGATGAAATGCTAGATAGTATGTTAAAAATTTTAAAGAACCTGGTCGTGAATCAAGATCAGATGCAAAAGAATCTTTCGCTAAGCAAAGGTCTCACTATGGCGGAAAGTTTAATGATAAATTTAACATTAAATGGTATGCCAAGACATAAAGCTCATGAATTGACTATGGAGTTATCACGAATAGCCTCAAATACAGGAAAGTCATTACTGGAAGTTGCCAAAGAAAACGAAACGGTTATGAAAATAATAGGTGATGAAAATAAAATTAAAGAAGTCCTAAATCCCTCAAAATATCTAGGAGAATATGAAAAATTAATAGAGAGAGCAATTTCTTACGCAGAAGAAATTCTTAACACATACGTATAA
- a CDS encoding formate--phosphoribosylaminoimidazolecarboxamide ligase produces MDTVLTIGSHSSLQILHGAKKEGFKTVQITPKNRVNFYSQFSFIDEILGYNNEDEAVEFVNKYSNRGALIPHGSLVEYVGSERVSKITTKIFGNRNLFAWESNQKKKMSLLRRSGIQVPEEFENVEDVDRLVIVKLPGAKGGKGYFIAKTKSEVKEGLNRLISSKLIKDVNDVIIQEYVIGVPMYFQFFYSPILNRLEITGIDIRYETNVDGLRRLPENLADPTFVVVGNIPAVARESLLPKVYDYGMSFVNTVKEVVPPGMIGPFCLESVVKDDGSIVVFEFSGRIVAGTNLYIAGSPYSWLYWDEPMSVGRRISREIRLALNSNKLEVIFT; encoded by the coding sequence ATGGATACAGTCCTAACTATAGGAAGTCATTCATCATTACAAATTTTACATGGAGCTAAAAAAGAAGGATTTAAGACAGTTCAAATTACCCCCAAAAATAGAGTAAATTTTTACTCACAATTCAGCTTCATAGATGAAATACTAGGATATAATAATGAAGATGAGGCTGTAGAATTTGTTAATAAATACTCTAATAGGGGAGCTCTAATTCCCCATGGTAGTTTGGTTGAGTATGTGGGAAGTGAAAGAGTTAGTAAAATAACCACAAAAATTTTTGGAAATAGAAACTTATTTGCGTGGGAATCAAATCAAAAGAAAAAAATGAGCTTACTTAGAAGATCAGGAATACAAGTACCAGAAGAATTTGAAAACGTAGAAGATGTCGATAGACTAGTTATAGTAAAATTGCCCGGTGCAAAAGGGGGAAAGGGCTATTTTATAGCTAAAACTAAAAGTGAGGTCAAAGAAGGTCTTAATAGACTCATTTCTTCTAAATTAATAAAAGATGTGAATGACGTAATAATTCAGGAATATGTAATAGGAGTACCAATGTATTTTCAATTCTTTTATAGCCCAATCCTAAATAGATTGGAAATAACCGGAATTGATATTAGATATGAGACAAATGTTGACGGATTAAGGAGGCTACCTGAGAATCTTGCAGATCCTACGTTTGTTGTAGTAGGAAACATACCTGCTGTTGCACGAGAAAGTTTATTGCCAAAAGTATATGATTATGGAATGTCTTTTGTTAATACAGTAAAGGAAGTTGTGCCTCCCGGAATGATTGGACCATTTTGCCTTGAATCTGTAGTAAAGGATGACGGTTCCATAGTAGTTTTTGAATTCTCTGGAAGAATCGTTGCTGGAACTAACTTATACATAGCAGGAAGCCCATATAGCTGGCTTTACTGGGATGAACCAATGAGCGTAGGAAGAAGAATATCCAGAGAAATAAGATTAGCATTAAATAGTAACAAACTTGAGGTGATATTTACATGA
- a CDS encoding formate--phosphoribosylaminoimidazolecarboxamide ligase family protein, whose product MSLKIATLASHSALDVFDGAKDEGFETIALCKKGRERAYLEFKRIVDKCVLLEDFKEISSEKIDNLLVENNALMVPNRSLAVYVGYDNLEKMKTKFFGNRKILRWEERLGNKNYYKILDHAKIKRPKIFKPEEVDVPVIVKLPEAKRRVERGFFIAANRKDFEEKLNTLLKVGIIDDEAIKNMIIEEYILGAHFNLNYFYSPLHERVELISIDRRIQSDLDTFYRLPAEIQIKLSRLPRYIEVGHEPATIRESLLEKVFEIGYSFINATKTLEPPGIIGPFTLQAMATPELDLVVFDVAPRIGGGTNAFMGVGSQYSKLYFGRPVSLGRRIAMEIKEAINNNRLELITS is encoded by the coding sequence ATGAGTTTGAAAATTGCAACTTTAGCAAGTCATTCGGCGTTAGATGTTTTTGATGGAGCTAAAGATGAAGGATTTGAAACTATAGCTTTATGTAAAAAAGGAAGGGAGAGAGCTTACCTGGAATTTAAGAGAATTGTAGATAAATGTGTCTTACTAGAGGATTTTAAGGAAATATCATCAGAAAAAATAGACAATTTACTTGTGGAGAATAACGCATTAATGGTTCCAAATAGAAGTTTAGCAGTATATGTGGGTTATGATAACTTAGAAAAAATGAAAACAAAATTTTTTGGTAATAGAAAAATTCTGAGATGGGAAGAGAGACTTGGAAATAAGAATTACTACAAAATATTGGATCATGCTAAGATAAAAAGACCTAAAATATTTAAACCTGAAGAGGTTGACGTTCCTGTAATAGTTAAATTACCTGAAGCCAAAAGGCGTGTAGAAAGAGGATTCTTTATAGCTGCAAATAGGAAGGACTTTGAAGAGAAACTTAATACTCTATTGAAAGTGGGAATAATAGACGATGAAGCAATAAAAAATATGATAATAGAAGAATATATATTAGGTGCTCATTTTAATTTAAATTATTTCTATAGTCCTTTGCATGAAAGAGTAGAACTAATAAGTATTGATAGAAGAATACAAAGTGATCTTGATACATTTTATCGATTACCTGCAGAAATACAGATAAAGCTATCAAGATTACCTAGATATATTGAGGTTGGTCATGAACCAGCCACAATTAGAGAAAGTTTATTGGAAAAAGTATTTGAAATAGGATATTCCTTTATAAATGCTACAAAAACTCTGGAACCGCCAGGTATAATTGGTCCCTTCACGTTACAGGCAATGGCTACACCTGAACTCGATCTAGTAGTATTTGATGTCGCACCTAGAATAGGTGGAGGAACTAATGCATTTATGGGTGTAGGAAGCCAGTATTCTAAATTATATTTTGGAAGACCTGTAAGTTTAGGTAGAAGAATAGCAATGGAAATTAAAGAGGCTATAAATAATAATAGACTAGAATTGATAACGTCTTAG
- a CDS encoding adenylosuccinate synthetase → MLSVVVGGFFGDEGKGKIVAYLGLKDSPSIGVRTGSINAGHTVSYNGRQWKVRIIPSLFVNKNVKLFLAPGALTSINLLFNEAKETDSLDRLYIDPHVGIITDEEIKEERSDEYLIKNIGSTGQGVGYAEAKRVLRKLKLAKDYRELEKYLINVPEELLLGIERGDNILVEGTQGTFLSLYHGEYPYTTSRNTTASGILSEAGIGPKYVDEIIVVFKSYVTRVGEGPLEGEISWEEAQKMGIAEVATVTGRKRRSAPFNVKLAKESLKINSATQIAITKLDTIFKDAKGVREYQKLPSNAKKWIEELETELKVPITLIGTGEDALDVIDLRTEKIGE, encoded by the coding sequence ATGTTAAGCGTAGTAGTAGGCGGTTTTTTTGGAGATGAAGGAAAAGGTAAAATTGTTGCCTATTTAGGTCTTAAGGATTCTCCAAGTATCGGAGTAAGAACTGGTTCTATAAATGCGGGACATACTGTAAGTTATAATGGGAGACAGTGGAAAGTAAGAATAATTCCCTCTCTATTTGTTAACAAGAATGTTAAATTATTTCTAGCTCCAGGTGCTCTTACTTCTATCAATCTGCTGTTTAATGAGGCTAAAGAAACTGATAGTTTAGATAGACTATACATAGATCCACATGTAGGTATAATAACAGATGAAGAAATAAAGGAAGAGAGAAGTGACGAATATTTAATAAAAAATATAGGTAGTACAGGGCAGGGAGTAGGCTATGCTGAAGCAAAAAGAGTTTTGAGAAAACTGAAACTTGCCAAGGATTATAGAGAACTTGAGAAATATTTAATAAATGTGCCTGAGGAATTGTTACTGGGTATAGAAAGAGGAGATAACATACTAGTTGAAGGTACTCAAGGTACTTTTCTGAGCTTATATCATGGCGAATATCCTTATACCACAAGTAGAAATACTACTGCTTCAGGAATATTGAGCGAAGCAGGAATAGGACCAAAATATGTAGATGAAATAATTGTGGTTTTCAAATCTTATGTAACTAGAGTAGGAGAGGGACCACTAGAAGGCGAAATTAGCTGGGAGGAAGCCCAGAAAATGGGAATAGCTGAAGTTGCAACAGTAACCGGAAGAAAAAGAAGAAGTGCACCATTTAATGTAAAGCTTGCTAAGGAATCGCTTAAAATAAACTCTGCAACACAAATAGCGATAACTAAACTTGATACAATATTTAAGGATGCTAAAGGTGTAAGGGAATATCAAAAACTACCATCGAATGCTAAGAAATGGATTGAGGAATTAGAGACAGAGTTGAAAGTTCCTATTACACTAATAGGAACAGGTGAAGATGCCTTAGATGTAATAGATCTAAGAACCGAGAAAATAGGTGAGTAA
- a CDS encoding NAD(P)/FAD-dependent oxidoreductase → MLYDVVIIGAGPAGLLAAYEFTTFSTKERLKVLLVDKGLRALRRTCPLLTPKEKCTFCEPCNITYGIGGAGAYSSGIINLRPDVGGELHEIMRSWDKAQELINYVDDILVKFGAPKDRLFEPNMERTREIQKRAAKVGAEFVPIRQRHIGTDKTPMVIENIQKYIENNGINVAELTEVFEIQKKADHFVLKTNRKEEIEAKTILAAPGRAGAKWFLDQAKKLGVDMAPGPLDIGVRVEVEAFVMEELTSAVWDPKVILYSKKYDDKVRTFCVNPRGFIMKEVYDDRTIGVNGQTFADKKSNNTNFAFLTTIKLSDPLEDTVEYGKSIARLMTRLGGEKPIIQRLIDFEKGRRSTWERISRSTVKPTLREVTPGDISMGLPYRVVSNLIEGLERLDNIAPGMYSSNTLLYAPEIKYYSMKAVVDSNMETVVDNLFVAGDGVGLSRGINIAAATGILAARGIGRKLGLL, encoded by the coding sequence GTGTTATATGATGTAGTAATAATAGGAGCTGGTCCTGCTGGATTATTAGCTGCATATGAATTTACTACATTCAGTACAAAGGAACGTCTGAAAGTGTTGTTGGTAGATAAGGGACTTAGAGCATTGAGAAGAACTTGTCCGTTGTTGACACCAAAAGAGAAATGTACTTTCTGTGAACCATGTAATATAACCTACGGTATAGGTGGAGCAGGGGCTTACAGTAGCGGTATAATAAATCTAAGACCTGATGTAGGCGGAGAGCTTCATGAAATAATGAGAAGCTGGGACAAAGCACAAGAGTTGATAAACTATGTTGACGATATACTAGTCAAGTTTGGTGCACCAAAAGACAGATTATTTGAACCAAATATGGAAAGAACTAGGGAAATTCAAAAAAGAGCTGCGAAAGTTGGAGCTGAATTTGTTCCAATAAGGCAAAGACATATAGGAACTGATAAGACTCCCATGGTTATAGAAAACATTCAAAAATACATAGAAAATAATGGAATAAACGTAGCAGAGTTAACAGAGGTTTTTGAAATACAGAAAAAAGCAGATCATTTTGTACTAAAAACTAATAGAAAAGAGGAAATTGAGGCTAAAACAATACTGGCTGCACCGGGTAGAGCAGGTGCTAAATGGTTCTTAGATCAGGCTAAAAAGTTAGGAGTCGACATGGCACCGGGACCCTTAGACATAGGAGTAAGAGTAGAAGTAGAGGCATTTGTTATGGAAGAGCTAACAAGTGCAGTATGGGATCCAAAAGTAATTCTATATTCTAAGAAGTATGATGATAAAGTAAGAACATTTTGCGTAAACCCTAGAGGATTTATAATGAAAGAAGTATATGACGATAGAACAATAGGCGTTAATGGACAAACTTTTGCAGATAAGAAAAGTAACAACACTAATTTCGCCTTTCTAACCACAATTAAATTGTCAGATCCTTTAGAAGATACAGTAGAATATGGAAAAAGTATAGCAAGACTTATGACCAGATTAGGAGGAGAAAAACCGATAATACAACGATTAATAGACTTTGAAAAAGGCAGAAGAAGCACATGGGAAAGAATAAGCAGATCCACAGTAAAACCTACATTGAGAGAAGTAACTCCAGGTGATATTAGTATGGGTCTTCCTTATAGAGTAGTCAGTAACCTAATAGAGGGATTAGAGAGATTAGATAATATAGCCCCTGGAATGTACTCCTCGAATACATTGCTTTATGCACCTGAAATAAAATATTACAGTATGAAAGCCGTAGTAGATAGTAATATGGAAACCGTAGTAGACAATTTATTTGTAGCCGGAGACGGTGTGGGACTCTCAAGAGGTATTAATATTGCAGCAGCTACCGGCATTCTTGCAGCCAGAGGCATAGGAAGAAAACTAGGTTTATTATGA
- a CDS encoding AsnC family transcriptional regulator has product MSLDKTDLQLIMELEYNFPVDERPFAKIGEKLGLSEELVLERIKRLKHLEIIKRIGMYISFRAKGMEGALIASNIPLEQIEKFRKIALEIKELTHNFVRNHPRYNIWYVLKAENKEKLNEKIRLLMNQVNCNDYVILYSKKTLKLSVKYDVLRGISYSENDSLREKVPTADELGIQKDLLTDLSYPLPIVEKPFEKISKKFNLTESEIVELIKELKEKGVIKDYGATVNGERIGIVENAMFLLNSDDIESSCYNIATKLKEATHVVLREADKEWDYLCYAMIHARNKNLIFETAKKAIEISNAKSYMLLFSLDNLKPGIVI; this is encoded by the coding sequence ATGAGTTTGGATAAAACGGATTTGCAACTTATAATGGAGCTAGAGTACAATTTTCCTGTAGACGAAAGACCATTTGCAAAAATTGGAGAAAAATTAGGTTTATCTGAAGAGCTTGTATTAGAAAGAATTAAAAGACTTAAACATCTAGAAATTATAAAAAGAATTGGTATGTATATTAGTTTTAGAGCTAAAGGCATGGAAGGAGCATTAATAGCATCTAATATACCATTAGAACAGATAGAAAAATTTCGAAAAATTGCACTTGAAATAAAGGAACTGACTCATAACTTTGTAAGAAATCATCCTAGATATAATATATGGTACGTATTAAAGGCTGAAAATAAGGAAAAACTGAATGAAAAAATTCGTCTTTTAATGAACCAAGTTAACTGCAACGATTACGTAATATTGTATTCAAAGAAGACGCTTAAACTAAGCGTAAAATATGATGTATTAAGAGGAATCTCTTATAGTGAAAATGATAGTCTGAGAGAAAAAGTACCCACTGCAGATGAACTAGGAATACAAAAAGATCTACTTACTGATCTATCATACCCATTACCTATAGTAGAAAAACCCTTCGAAAAGATATCTAAGAAATTTAATCTAACAGAATCGGAAATAGTCGAGTTAATTAAAGAATTAAAAGAGAAAGGGGTAATAAAGGATTATGGAGCCACTGTAAATGGAGAAAGAATAGGAATAGTAGAAAATGCTATGTTTTTATTAAATTCTGATGATATAGAGAGCTCTTGTTACAACATAGCTACAAAATTAAAAGAAGCTACTCATGTAGTGCTAAGAGAAGCAGACAAAGAATGGGATTACTTATGCTACGCTATGATACACGCTAGAAATAAGAACTTGATTTTTGAGACAGCTAAAAAAGCAATTGAAATTAGTAATGCAAAAAGCTATATGTTGCTATTTAGTCTGGACAATCTTAAACCGGGTATTGTAATTTAG
- a CDS encoding prephenate dehydratase: MPNFTQTVDPNGIYYLGPKGSFSYEVAESFTGEKIGVKTITEIFKSVNQNSNSIGVVPIENSKEGPVHESLDNLFKYENIYVNYEVEKNINLVIASNQAINSIKDVKKIYSHPHAIQEAKEKLEELGLHNIIPVESTSIAAKYASEDKDAAAICSRYAAQINNLNILLENVENGVNLTRFVIISNRFKISGEKTMIFFTIPHKPGSLYKVLERFYVNNINLTMIYSRPLKVEPWKYYFYVEFEGGLNEDKVDSAIKEISQITLSVKIKGSMSKLQYPV; this comes from the coding sequence ATACCAAACTTCACTCAGACTGTTGATCCAAATGGAATTTACTATCTAGGTCCTAAAGGTAGTTTTTCGTACGAGGTAGCAGAAAGTTTTACCGGAGAGAAAATAGGCGTAAAGACGATAACAGAGATTTTCAAAAGTGTTAATCAGAACTCAAATAGTATAGGTGTTGTACCTATCGAAAATAGTAAAGAAGGTCCAGTACACGAGTCATTAGACAATTTATTCAAATACGAGAATATTTATGTTAATTATGAAGTAGAAAAAAACATAAATCTTGTAATCGCTTCCAATCAAGCAATAAATTCCATTAAAGATGTGAAAAAAATCTATTCTCATCCTCATGCGATTCAAGAAGCCAAAGAAAAACTAGAAGAACTAGGCTTACATAATATAATTCCTGTCGAGAGTACGTCTATTGCAGCAAAATATGCATCAGAAGATAAAGATGCTGCTGCAATATGTTCAAGATACGCTGCTCAGATAAATAATCTGAATATTTTATTAGAAAACGTGGAAAATGGGGTAAATTTAACTAGATTTGTAATAATTTCTAATAGGTTTAAAATATCTGGAGAAAAGACAATGATATTCTTCACTATACCTCACAAGCCTGGATCTCTGTACAAAGTATTAGAAAGATTTTATGTAAATAACATTAATCTTACAATGATATATTCTAGACCATTAAAAGTAGAACCATGGAAATATTATTTTTATGTAGAATTTGAGGGAGGATTAAACGAGGATAAAGTAGATAGTGCGATAAAGGAAATATCTCAGATAACTCTCTCGGTAAAGATTAAAGGGTCTATGTCTAAATTACAATACCCGGTTTAA